A single window of Lycium ferocissimum isolate CSIRO_LF1 unplaced genomic scaffold, AGI_CSIRO_Lferr_CH_V1 ctg5437, whole genome shotgun sequence DNA harbors:
- the LOC132044913 gene encoding uncharacterized protein LOC132044913, with product MPFPPSAAPMKIPKRFRMPDIPKYNGTTDPNEHVTAYTCAIKGNDLADDERESVLLKKFGETLSKGAMIWYHNLPEHSIDSFAMLADAFVKAHAGAIKVETRKSDLFNVKQRDDETLHEFVARFQMERMDLPPVTDDWAVQAFTQGLNSRSSITSMELKQNLIEYPAIAWADVHNRYQSKIRVEDDKILRAASVSWHSGKGNDRSRRTTDRDSRPSYDRYQPYPPDRRGTGATANRARTIGGMIEGTIEAQVIVD from the coding sequence ATGCCTTTTCCGCCAAGTGCTGCGCCGATGAAAATCCCGAAGAGATTTCGCATGCCCGATATCCCGAAGTATAACGGGACAACGGACCCAAACGAACATGTGACCGCATACACGTGTGCTATTAAAGGCAACGATCTCGCCGACGATGAAAGGGAATCGGTGCTGCTTAAGAAATTCGGGGAAACCCTGTCCAAGGGAGCAATGATATGGTATCACAACTTGCCCGAGCATTCGATTGATTCATTTGCCATGCTCGCGGATGCTTTTGTCAAAGCTCACGCCGGAGCCATCAAGGTCGAAACCCGAAAATCGGACTTGTTCAACGTTAAGCAGCGAGATGACGAAACCCTCCACGAGTTTGTGGCCCGGTTTCAAATGGAACGCATGGACTTACCTCCGGTCACTGACGATTGGGCCGTTCAGGCTTTCACTCAAGGGCTCAACTCAAGAAGCTCGATCACATCTATGGAGCTAAAGCAAAATCTGATAGAGTACCCGGCAATCGCTTGGGCTGATGTACACAACAGGTATCAATCGAAGATCAGGGTCGAAGATGATAAGATTCTGAGAGCCGCCTCAGTATCATGGCATTCCGGTAAAGGGAATGATCGATCGAGGAGAACGACAGATCGAGATTCAAGACCATCATATGACAGGTATCAACCTTACCCACCTGATCGAAGGGGGACGGGCGCAACAGCGAATCGAGCAAGAACGATAGGAGGAATGATCGAAGGAACGATCGAGGCCCAAGTAATCGTGGATTGA